GCCAAAGAGTCAATAAAATGATCCAGGATGCTAACAGAGCTAATCTCCACCAACGATGACCGTAGGTACACCGGATATAACCACGAGAGATGGCATCGCTGACCATCCGTTTCATATCAGTAGGGTGGCACCACCCTTGACCTGTATTTTACCTCAGTTATTTGAACGACGAGCGAATATTGGCATCTTCTGCGTTCAAATTGTATAAATAACCCAGACTCGTTATGTATTTTCTATATGTTTGGATGGAATGCATTggtttgctcttcataaaCCACGCTCCAGAGAGGTTCGTTGCCCGCGAAAACACGAGGCCGAGTGTCACCTCAGCACCTGAGCCTAGGCAGTCGGCGACAGTCGAGACTGCAGCCCGCGATTCGTGAGAGACAGACCTATTGACGGGACAATTAACACACgggaaaatgaataaagAAATGACACCCACCAATCAGAGAACAGGAACGATAAGCCAGGGCGTATGATTGTCGACGCTGTCTCCGGCAATGTGTTGTAATTTGTATGCTATAAGCAGTTGGGCCTGTATATGAGTTGGCAGTCAGCACAAGCGTAGGAGATGGTCGAGTTCCAAGTTATATAAAGAGAGGAGAGTTGAGGCACAAACGCCACCGATAAATAGCAACAAACAAAGGCGGCAGGACTGGATCAGCCAAGAGACAGTTACATACCCACCACAAAACAAACCGTTCGACTCTTGGATCTCCCGCAGCTGTCTCTTTCGTTCGTTTTTCTTATATTGTCTGTTTAATTTCTATAGAACCATTGTATGGCTCATCGTTATGCGTCGGTGCCAAACCCCGGTCCTGACCACGAGGTGACTCAgcggaggagggaggatGAGATGCAGGCTGCCTTCGACTActcagacgacgaagacgatgaccACAACTCCTCAGAGGCCCAACCTTTAAACCCTACACCCACCTCTCCTACTAGAACCCACCCACCACCTGCTCAATCTTCACCTGGGACCTACAATTTTGAATCAGTCGATTACGACTATCCTCCCCCAGGATCGCCCCCACCACCCTCTGCCGTCGCACTTCCAAATAATTATGGAAACTCCAACGGCTTTATCCCGACTTTCGACGTACCGCAGAACCGCGGATCCAGCCGTATGTGGTTCCGACGAGCAGCATCATCAATTCTTCCGGCTTCAGTCCTTACTAGGATTGGAGTACTGCCGCAGCGACCATCAGGCCCAGTGGGCGGAGGAACAAACAACGACGGGGTTTTTGCTAATGTAACGGCGAAGCCGACCGCGCCTGTTAGAGTGCAAGATGGTATGTGGGCACATATCTATGGTCTGCTTACCATTTCTAACAAATAGCATAGGGGATGATATACACATTGTCCCTGAGGACACAATTCGTGAAGCGCCACCGTCGTATGCGTCTGCGCAGGCAGACGCCGTCCCACCATATTGGGAGACGACCATACATGCACCCTTTGCCCCAGATTCTGTTGGAGACATGATCATCGATTCGTTACCAACTGGCTCTTTGTTCTCGTTTTGCTGGAATCTCCTTGTCTCTATCTCGTTCCAATTTGTTGGCTTCCTGTTGACATATCTACTGCATACCAGCCACGCAGCTCGACTGGGATCAAGGGCAGGTCTTGGTGTTACTTTGATCCAGTACGGCTTCGCACTGCGCACTCGGCTTGATCAGAATTCAGAGGTCAACACCAATAACGATTGGAATTATTGGAATCCAGAATCAACATCTGGCACTGGAACGATTGATTCatcctccacctcttcaataGGCAACTTCACTTGGTCATCACCGAATGCCAACATTACCGATGAACAGACAAGTGCAATTGTTGCTGATGCCACCACAGAGTGGCTGTCGTTCTTTTTGATGACAGTTGGTAAGCAAAATCTTGTTCATCATTTGATTGCCCTTATTCAGATGATATTCTAGGCTGGTTTGTACTATTAACATCATTGCTCGGTTTTTGGAGAGTCAAACGCTGGGAACGAGGTATTCTCGCCTCTCGACGTGAAAATCAGCCACCTGCGCCTCGGAATGGTCCAGCGATTGGCATAGTCTCTCACCTGGAATCGTCATTTGGGCTGAGAGGTGTCTCACGCTCAGACTTTTTCCGTCAGGGCTTCGGACTTGGCCCGAGACGGCCTGACGCCGATGAGACGATCCGCGCTGCAGAGGAGGGAGATGCACCACACAGTGCCGAAGCACAAGAGACTGACCCAATGCTTACACTAGACCCAGCTGATCCTAACAGTCGTGCAGTCATTGAAGCATATGCCAATGAGCAGCGGCTACAACGCGATTTGCGTGAAGCGGGATTGCTGTAACAAATATTTTC
The sequence above is a segment of the Psilocybe cubensis strain MGC-MH-2018 chromosome 4, whole genome shotgun sequence genome. Coding sequences within it:
- a CDS encoding Metal homeostatis protein BSD2; the protein is MAHRYASVPNPGPDHEVTQRRREDEMQAAFDYSDDEDDDHNSSEAQPLNPTPTSPTRTHPPPAQSSPGTYNFESVDYDYPPPGSPPPPSAVALPNNYGNSNGFIPTFDVPQNRGSSRMWFRRAASSILPASVLTRIGVLPQRPSGPVGGGTNNDGVFANVTAKPTAPVRVQDGDDIHIVPEDTIREAPPSYASAQADAVPPYWETTIHAPFAPDSVGDMIIDSLPTGSLFSFCWNLLVSISFQFVGFLLTYLLHTSHAARLGSRAGLGVTLIQYGFALRTRLDQNSEVNTNNDWNYWNPESTSGTGTIDSSSTSSIGNFTWSSPNANITDEQTSAIVADATTEWLSFFLMTVGWFVLLTSLLGFWRVKRWERGILASRRENQPPAPRNGPAIGIVSHLESSFGLRGVSRSDFFRQGFGLGPRRPDADETIRAAEEGDAPHSAEAQETDPMLTLDPADPNSRAVIEAYANEQRLQRDLREAGLLLFPAAIMSLKIRQATEKDAPFLSQICLRTGDAGKTAEHLHDFGELPGLVYAVPYVKLPTTWGFVLEREGSNEVVGYILGSTDTRAYEKYASEHCWPALAEKYSPEKMVKPADIHYAKLLHNMHTAPDANIAFSPAHLHIDILEDYQKQGWGRKLIATAVRFLAEQGLEGVWLGLDPRNEGARKFYQRLRFVNIEGAPDANQMGLRFVDFE